The following are encoded in a window of Streptomyces sp. 11x1 genomic DNA:
- a CDS encoding DNA-3-methyladenine glycosylase 2 family protein, whose translation MAGRFPQRPTRTTVRGGHVVVPGGVPRQGAVAGRRRTWVPEGALDLGLVLGPLRRGPGDPTFRAMPDGSVWRTSRTPVGAGTLRVALRGGVVEAEAWGPGAEWLLDQVPTMLGASDQPEAFAPRHRIVAMVWRRRPGLRLTRTGLVLESLIPSVLEQKVTTDEAYRAWRLLVRQFGEPAPGPAPGRMCVMPRAREWALIPSWEWHRAGVDDKRASTILRAVRVAGRLEEAVGMSPVEARARLELVPGIGPWTSAETVQRSHGAADEVTTGDLHLPGIVGFALAGDRDADDSVMLSLLEPYAGQRHRAARLILLSGRVPGRRVPQMPRWDIGKL comes from the coding sequence GTGGCCGGACGTTTTCCTCAACGGCCCACTCGTACGACCGTGCGGGGTGGGCATGTCGTCGTGCCCGGTGGGGTGCCCCGGCAGGGGGCCGTGGCCGGGCGGCGGCGGACCTGGGTGCCCGAGGGGGCACTCGATCTGGGGCTCGTGCTGGGGCCGCTGCGGCGGGGGCCCGGGGATCCGACCTTCCGCGCCATGCCGGACGGGTCCGTGTGGCGAACCAGTCGTACGCCGGTCGGCGCCGGGACGCTGCGGGTCGCGCTGCGGGGCGGGGTCGTCGAGGCGGAGGCCTGGGGGCCGGGAGCCGAGTGGCTGCTCGACCAGGTGCCCACGATGCTCGGCGCGTCGGACCAGCCCGAGGCCTTCGCGCCCCGGCACCGGATCGTGGCGATGGTCTGGCGGCGACGGCCCGGGTTGCGGCTGACGCGGACCGGGCTGGTGCTGGAGTCGTTGATTCCGTCGGTTCTGGAGCAGAAGGTCACGACGGACGAGGCGTATCGGGCGTGGCGGCTGCTCGTACGGCAGTTCGGTGAGCCGGCACCGGGGCCCGCGCCGGGGCGGATGTGTGTGATGCCGAGGGCCCGGGAGTGGGCGCTGATCCCGTCCTGGGAGTGGCATCGGGCCGGCGTCGACGACAAGCGGGCGTCGACGATCCTGCGGGCGGTGCGGGTGGCGGGTCGGCTGGAGGAGGCCGTGGGGATGTCGCCGGTGGAGGCGCGGGCGCGGTTGGAGTTGGTGCCGGGGATCGGGCCGTGGACCTCGGCGGAGACCGTGCAGCGCAGTCATGGGGCGGCGGACGAGGTGACCACGGGGGATCTGCATCTGCCGGGGATCGTGGGGTTCGCGTTGGCGGGGGATCGGGATGCGGACGACTCGGTGATGTTGTCGTTGTTGGAGCCGTATGCGGGGCAGCGGCATCGGGCGGCTCGGTTGATTCTGTTGTCGGGGCGGGTGCCGGGGCGGAGGGTGCCGCAGATGCCTCGGTGGGACATCGGGAAGTTGTAG